The following proteins are co-located in the Neomonachus schauinslandi chromosome 8, ASM220157v2, whole genome shotgun sequence genome:
- the ASF1A gene encoding histone chaperone ASF1A, with protein MAKVQVNNVVVLDNPSPFYNPFQFEITFECIEDLSEDLEWKIIYVGSAESEEYDQVLDSVLVGPVPAGRHMFVFQADAPNPGLIPDADAVGVTVVLITCTYRGQEFIRVGYYVNNEYTETELRENPPVKPDFSKLQRNILASNPRVTRFHINWEDNTEKLEDAESSNPNLQSLLSTDALPSASKGWSTSENSLNVMLESHMDCM; from the exons atggcaAAGGTTCAGGTGAACAATGTAGTGGTGCTGGATAACCCTTCTCCTTTCTACAACCCGTTCCAGTTCGAGATCACCTTCGAGTGCATCGAGGACCTGTCTGAAG ACTTGGAATGGAAAATTATCTATGTGGGCTCTGCAGAAAGTGAAGAATACGACCAAGTTTTAGACTCTGTTTTAGTGGGCCCTGTTCCCGCAGGAAGGCATATGTTTGTATTTCAG gCTGATGCACCTAATCCAGGACTCATTCCAGATGCAGATGCAGTAGGTGTAACAGTTGTGCTAATTACATGCACCTATCGAGGTCAAGAATTTATTAGAGTTGGCTATTATGTAAATAATGAATATACTGAGACAGAACTAAGGGAAAATCCGCCAGTAAAACCAGACTTTTCTAAG ctTCAAAGGAACATTTTGGCATCTAATCCCAGAGTTACAAGATTCCACATTAATTGGGAAGATAACACAGAAAAACTGGAAGATGCAGAGAGCAGTAATCCAAATCTACAATCACTTCTTTCAACAGATGCATTACCTTCAGCATCAAAGGGATGGTCCACATCAGAAAACTCACTAAATGTCATGTTAGAATCCCATATGGACTGCATGTGA